From the Lolium rigidum isolate FL_2022 chromosome 2, APGP_CSIRO_Lrig_0.1, whole genome shotgun sequence genome, one window contains:
- the LOC124691824 gene encoding calmodulin-binding protein 60 B-like, whose amino-acid sequence MKEKRGLEAPAAAGDGGPDAKRPRPPALASVIVEALKVDSLQRLCSSLEPILRRVVSEEVERALGKLGSAAITGRSSPKRIEGPGGSNLQLQFRTRLSLPLFTGGKVEGEQGAAIHVVLLDTGTGRVVSSGPESSAKLDIVVLEGDFNNEDEEGWTGEEFDSHVVKEREGKRPIITGDIQVTLKEGVGTIGEFTFTDNSSWIRSRKFRLGLKIASGFCEGVRIREAKTEAFMVKDHRGELYKKHYPPALKDEVWRLEKIGKDGSFHKRLNKSGILTVEEFLRLVVRDPQKLRTILGSGMSNKMWDALVEHAKTCVLSGKYYIYYSDENRTAGAIFNDLYAFCGLISGEQFYSSESLDDSQKLFADALVKKAYDNWMYVIEYDGKALVNPKSKKRVASISQAEAHAPPPPPPAYAQRISSTSMSGPSSAGTTGSIGYDGNQSATQFSQLQSTPANVPAPYDDTFSFLPPSMLMGSVNQGAASDAMGLELGQLQQVISQGQSIQPANMGYDDWHRTRDNQYADDFTEDIRMKSHQMLEGEDMQQLLRVFNMGGASNGLADETFAFQSYMPSPLPTIGFDGEPSRPSGKAVVGWLKIKAAMRWGIFVRKKAAERRAQLVELEDESIP is encoded by the exons TGTTATTGTTGAAGCACTAAAGGTGGATAGTCTGCAGAGGCTTTGCTCATCACTGGAACCAATTCTCCGTAGAGTG GTTAGTGAAGAAGTGGAGCGTGCCTTGGGAAAACTTGGTTCTGCTGCAATCACTGGGAG GTCTTCTCCAAAGCGAATTGAAGGTCCTGGTGGAAGTAATCTGCAACTCCAGTTCAGGACAAGACTGTCCCTTCCCCTTTTTACCGGAGGAAAAGTTGAAGGGGAGCAGGGTGCCGCAATTCATGTTGTTTTGCTCGATACTGGCACTGGCCGTGTTGTATCTTCTGGACCAGAGTCGTCTGCCAAGCTTGATATTGTTGTTCTAGAAGGTGATTTCAACAATGAAGACGAGGAAGGCTGGACAGGGGAAGAATTCGACAGCCATGTAGTGAAGGAGCGTGAGGGAAAACGACCTATTATAACTGGCGATATACAAGTCACATTGAAAGAAGGTGTTGGCACAATTGGGGAGTTCACGTTCACGGATAACTCTAGCTGGATAAGAAGTAGGAAATTCAGACTTGGTTTGAAAATTGCCTCAGGATTTTGCGAAGGTGTTCGCATCCGCGAGGCAAAAACTGAAGCTTTCATGGTTAAGGACCATAGAGGAGAAT TGTACAAGAAGCACTATCCACCTGCATTGAAGGATGAGGTCTGGAGATTGGAGAAAATAGGGAAGGATGGGTCGTTCCATAAGAGGCTGAACAAATCTGGAATTTTAACAGTTGAAGAATTCCTTAGGCTTGTTGTTCGGGACCCACAGAAGTTGCGCACT ATCCTCGGAAGTGGTATGTCCAACAAGATGTGGGATGCCCTGGTTGAACATGCAAAAACTTGTGTCCTAAGTGGAAAATATTACATATATTACTCTGATGAGAACAGAACTGCTGGTGCTATTTTCAATGACTTATATGCATTCTGCGGGTTGATTTCCGGCGAGCAATTCTATTCATCTGAGAGTCTTGATGATAGCCAAAAG CTCTTTGCTGATGCATTGGTGAAGAAAGCATATGACAATTGGATGTATGTCATTGAATATGATGGTAAAGCTCTCGTGAATCCTAAATCGAAGAAAAGGGTTGCATCAATTAGTCAAGCTGAGGCtcacgctcctcctcctcctcctcctgcataTGCGCAGCGCATTTCTTCAACGAGTATGTCAGGCCCATCATCAGCAG GCACAACTGGTTCTATAGGATATGATGGCAACCAGTCAGCAACACAGTTTTCTCAGCTTCAAAGTACACCCGCCAATGTTCCCGCACCATATGATGACACCTTTTCATTTTTGCCGCCTAGCATGTTGATGGGCTCTGTCAACCAAGGAGCTGCCAGCGACGCCATGGGTCTCGAACTGGGCCAGTTGCAACAAGTAATTTCTCAAGGCCAGTCAATTCAGCCAGCAAACATGGGCTACGATGATTGGCATCGAACCCGTGATAACCAGTATGCTGATGACTTCACCGAGGACATCCGCATGAAAAGCCACCAGATGCTGGAGGGCGAAGACATGCAGCAGCTGCTCAGGGTCTTCAATATGGGTGGAGCTTCTAATGGCTTGGCAGATGAAACGTTTGCCTTCCAGTCTTACATGCCATCCCCATTGCCAACCATAGGTTTCGATGGTGAGCCCAGCCGTCCATCTGGCAAGGCTGTTGTTGGGTGGCTCAAGATAAAGGCTGCTATGAGATGGGGAATCTTTGTCAGGAAGAAAGCTGCAGAGAGAAGGGCACAGCTTGTTGAGCTAGAGGATGAAAGCATACCTTAG